In Schizosaccharomyces osmophilus chromosome 1, complete sequence, the genomic window tgaatgacTTTTTCGTTTGTATCCAGCCAACACTGAGAACTAAACGCTTACAGTTTCATTACCGTACttggttgaaaaaaaaaaataaatccatttttcatttaaagaaaaaaataaaaataaaagatgaattatCCAAATAAGTCCTACTGATCGTTCAAACAACCTTGAAAGCAAGTAGTGACATCGCGGTTagggaaaaacaaatcattACCTAAAACACACCatccaaaaaaaggaaaaaaacaCATATACtattttaaatttcttATAACTTTTAttccaaatttttattttttacttattgaaagaattaacTGACACATAGAGATTCGACCCTTGAACTCAAGTATCTAAGCTTTGTAAGCTATCTTCTTTAGAACTGAAatgctttcattttcaatttaaaGGAATCCCtgtttgttcttttctctattatttctttaacCTTTTGATccttcatcaaagaaattatatCCATATTTGTCGTTCgttttattacaaaattgtCCTACTTCTATTCTTCATTATAGTTGCAAACAGCGAGACGTAATTTCAGTTAttcactctttttttctttttctttcagtATGGCCGGAAAagtatttcttcttcctcacAATTCGACTAGTCAACAGTTGGTAGAACTCTTTCACCCGGTTACCAAACATACTCTCAGATATATACTCACGTCTGACGAATTATTGCACGTCTTGAAGGTAGGCGACTCTACTCAACAACGTTCTTGGTTTATAGGAGATCAAGTTATCTCTGACGGGCACATTTATATATGCGCTCCAGTAGATATAGTGATTTTTCTACTCCCTGTGCTTCAAGAGTTGACTTGGAATCGTCGATTTGAACCTTGTCGTTTCTTATCATTTGATGATATATTGGATCATTTTATTGCCCAAGGGGCTCACTATTCACGGGTTGGTCAAATTCTTGGCTCGAAATTAGAATACACACTGCAGAGAATATGTAAAATAAACGCAGCAGTTGGTTCATTACCAAAAACGTATCAATTGGATAAAGATGCGGTGATTCAAATGCTTCTTCGAAAACTAAGAGTTGCTCAAGAAAACCTACCAACAAGTATAATTCGTGAGTTGAATCGTCAATTAGCACCATTAGACTTGGACAGCCCTATCCCTGAAGATATGTTTCAGTTGGCTTGCAAAGAGCATGCTGGGTCCCTTGTTTTGGAAGACTTTTCCGAAGACTGGTTTAATCAAATAATTTCTTGGGAGAAAGAATTATTACCATTGCATACATACGTAGGACAACTTAATGAAGAAcggagaaaaaagaaagaacaagaagaacTATCGGTTTCTAGGAAAAGGCCGCTTGGCGTTAATAACGACTCAAATACCGCAAAATCATCCACAAAGGGCAATAGTGGGAGTAAGAAGTctaaaaatttttctgGAGAGGGAATGGCAAAgatatcttctttttttcaaaaaaaatgagatGCCCCTTTCAATATCACCTCGGTACCACTTTTGGCTACTTTTcgaaaaatatgaaaaagtacTGTTCACTAATTGTAAAGTTATTATTCTAAACTACTATTATGTTCTTTTATCCTTGCCTTCATTAATGAAGCCAATTGGATCGGAAATATTCAAGTTCTTGAATGCTTTCCATGATATCAGACAATGCGCGGTGgtctccttttttttcatacgGACGAATATCGGGGCGCCAACGTTTTGCTAGTTCTTTGATGGTAGAGACATCAACAATACGGTAGTGCAAGTGCTCAATAACTTTGGGCATTTCAATGTTTAGAAAACGAACATCAGCATGAACACTATTTCCAGCAATGAGAGCTACACGTTTGTCTGGGAcgtatttttttatataaattaaTAATTGTCTTTCCACTTCTTGAACGGAAAGAGTGCTCGATCTGCATTTTTCGGTTAAACCAGATTTGCCATGTTGCTACAAACCATTATTAGCTATTCTCGCTCATAGATACTTTCTTACCGTTATGCACCATTCATTCATGGAGGCCAGTTGCTGATCGCTAAGATGAATCACCGCATCGAAGGACTAATTCCACAGTTAGATGACTAGTCAGTTAagtatatataaaatatcCTTTCAGATCCCCTCGTACTATTGCCGCTATCATCCGTAAGGAAAAGGAGAGATCAGGAAGGGTTGGAGGATAATCATACCTCTGGAATTGGTTTCAAATTACCATCAGTGATAATAGCAGCCACTTCCATTAGAACATCTTTCCCGACCTGAAGGCCTGTCATTTCTAAGGTCTTGTTAGTTCCTCTGCCTTAAACGCAACATGTATGAATCACATGTGCATACCACAATCGATCCAAACAAGAGGATTCTCAACAAAAGGCATCTTTGCTACTAAAGGGGTACGAAAGTAATGGAAAAATCCTTGGTGAAACGTTAGCAAACTGGGTTTTAATGATAAGACTCGCACGTAATCCTCGTACTTGAAACACAAGCCTGGTGAGAAAATGGTCGCAACTTCTTCAACTGAGTAATTCTTCGACAAAGTCGAGGTACGAATAATTtagtgaaagaaaaacctttAGAAAGACCATTTGGCTCAAGG contains:
- the rnh202 gene encoding ribonuclease H2 complex subunit Rnh202, with product MAGKVFLLPHNSTSQQLVELFHPVTKHTLRYILTSDELLHVLKVGDSTQQRSWFIGDQVISDGHIYICAPVDIVIFLLPVLQELTWNRRFEPCRFLSFDDILDHFIAQGAHYSRVGQILGSKLEYTLQRICKINAAVGSLPKTYQLDKDAVIQMLLRKLRVAQENLPTSIIRELNRQLAPLDLDSPIPEDMFQLACKEHAGSLVLEDFSEDWFNQIISWEKELLPLHTYVGQLNEERRKKKEQEELSVSRKRPLGVNNDSNTAKSSTKGNSGSKKSKNFSGEGMAKISSFFQKK
- the rex2 gene encoding RNA exonuclease, encoding MPFVENPLVWIDCEMTGLQVGKDVLMEVAAIITDGNLKPIPESFDAVIHLSDQQLASMNEWCITQHGKSGLTEKCRSSTLSVQEVERQLLIYIKKYVPDKRVALIAGNSVHADVRFLNIEMPKVIEHLHYRIVDVSTIKELAKRWRPDIRPYEKKGDHRALSDIMESIQELEYFRSNWLH